The sequence AGTTTGATTTTTCGTTCATTTTCATCATTAAGACTTTTCGGGCCATTTCCCGTCAGGATCCATTCGGTCAGGAGATCGTATTCCCGGCCGACAATGTATGCCCATTCAACGGGAAACTTGTCTTCTTTTCTCTTTTTCGAAACGTAGGACTGTGCTGTGCCAACCATTTTCGCAAGGTGGGCCATGCTTTTGATCTCGGTTTCTCTTTTTATACGCTCGAAGATCTTGTCGAATATCATGGGGATTCACTTATGAAGCAATCTTGCCGCTCGATGCATGCTAAAACAATATAAACATGCTTGTATTGTATATTGTTTTGATATGGATATCAAACAAATGGAACAGGATAATTTGTTTGTGCTGAGTGAATCGGGATGTAAAGGATACCAAGAGAAGATAATCGTATACTTTACAATTTCACCTGGGAAAATGTCGGACTGTTTGCCTTTTGGCCGGCAATCAATTCCCCGCTGACGGAACACCCTCTTTGCCCAGAGGTTTGAACAGCACCAGCATCTTCGGCAACAGCAGCAGGTCGCCGAGCAGGGCGACCAGCATCGCAAAGCCGGTGAACAGGCCGAAATAAATGGTCGGGATAAAGTTTGACAGCACGAGGATTGAAAAACCGATGGTAATCGTGGTCGTCGTGTAGAGAATGGCCCGGCCGATACTGCGATGGCAGCGGTTCATGGTGGCCAGATAATTGCGATCTTCAGGGAACTCCTTCTGGAATCGGTGGATGTAGTGAATGGTGTCATCCACCGAAATGCCGATGGTGATTGAGGCAATGGTGATCGTCATCAGGTCGAGGGGGATTCCGAGCCAGCCCATGGCGCCCAGGACCACCGCCACCGGCAGCATATTCGGGACAATGGCGATCAGGGCGAGGGAGAGGGAGCGGAAAAGCACCAGAAACATCAACACAATCCCCAGAAAGACGAGGCCGATGGTCATGATCTGTGAGCGGAAGAGGCTGCCGAGCATGTTGTTATACAAAACATACATATTGGTGAAGTGAATCTGCTCACTTTTAAGACCGATCTCCCCGACCAGAAAATTCCTGATTCGGGTCAGCAGTTCAGCCCGGGCAAGCGGATGGCCGGACTCGATGATCCGCATCGTAAATCGGGCCTGGGTGATGTCCTCTGCAACGTAAGGATCGACCAGCATTTCCCTGATATCGGCCGGGGTTTTTTTATGGAGAATGGCCAGTTCAAAATTGCCGAGGGGGATATTGTCATTCAAACGAGTGGTGATTTTGCCTAAAATTGCCAGGGAGAGGACCTCGCCGGTCTCGGACAATGCATCCAGATAGTCGTGGATTTCCTCGATTTCCTCCATGGTATAGGTGTCGGCATACCATCTTGATGTGCCGCCTCCATCATCTGCAGAAAATTCATCTTCGCCGAAGCCGACCTCTTCCTCAACTTTGAAATCGATCACCAGGTCGAGCGGGGTTGTGCCCCCCAGCTTTCGGTCAATCAGGCTCATCCCCCGGAATATTTCGGTCTTTTCCCGAAAATAGTCGATAAAGCGATTCTCAACCTTGAGCCTGGTGATACCGACCCCGCTGATAATGGCCAGGAGCAGGGCCAGGATGAGGATTTTCCCGCCGTGGTTCTTGGTCACCCCGGCAAAAATCAGGGTGAAGGGGTGACTGAAATCCTCGCCGGCGCCGGAGGTGTCTTTGTCGAGCAGGCAGACCGAAGCCGGGAACAGGATGAAGGCCAGGGTAAAAGAGACAATGAGGCCGATGGTCATCATGATGCCGAAATCGATAACCGGCCTGATCCCGCTGACCACCAGGGAGCTGAAGGCGACTGCGGTGGTCATGGCGGTATAAAAACAGGGAAGGGCAATGGTTTTAACCGTCAGCAGAACCAGATAGCGCTGGTTGACTCCGGGGTTTCTGGCATGGATCTCCAGGTAGCGCTCGATCAGATGGATGGTAAGAGCCATGGTCAAAATCAGCATCAGCGAGATAAAGTTCGAGGAGATGACGGTGACCCGCCAGTCCATCATCCCGAGCAGGCCGAGCATGGTGATGACTGCAGCGCTGCAGCAAAGCAGGGAGAGAAACACCCAGCGAGTCTTGCGGAAGGTGATGTAAAGGGTGATCACCAGAAAGATGAAGACCCCGACCCCGAAGACCAGCAGGTCGTTTTCGATAAAGGCGATCATGTCGGCGGTAATCATCGGCACCCCGCCCAGGTAAAGCTCCGCTTTCCCGCGGTGTTTGTCGATGATCTGCCGGACCGCATCTACCAGTCGGCTTTCTTGATGCTGCAGCCTGGTCAGGTTCTGCCGATAAGCGCTTGAGACCTGGTGCAGTTCTGTCTCTTCCTGTCTGCTCAGGGTGCCCAGGGATTCTTTTTCCCTGAGCTGGTAACGGCGGGCCAGAAGCTCCCGGTATTGCCGGTCGATGGGAAGGTTGACCAGGAGGGCGGTGGTGTTTCCGTCTTCACTGAGAAGCCTCCCTTTGTAGAGCGGGTTTTCAGAGAGTTCGGTCACGACCGTTCTTTTGTCGACGCCGGATTTTTCCAGGGTCAGCAGTTTGTCCTTGTCGGCCACGTCCGAGAGCGAAATGTCGGTGGTGAAGATCAGGGGCACATCCAGAAGTGTGGTCACCGAGGCGACGCCCTCAAGTTGGGCAAGTTCGTCCCGAAGCCCTTTGAGATCGGCAAGGGATTCCGGCGCAAACAGATCGGTTGCAGCCGTATAGGTGACCACCAGCACGTCACCGGACCCGTAACGCTCGGCGATCTGGCGATGATAATAAAGGTCGGCGTCGTTTTCGAGAATCAGGGAGTCGCCTGATGCGTCCAGCCGGAAGTCCGGGATGTGCCAGGCAAAGAAACCAACCGTCAGCAGGGTGATGATCAGGGTTACGGCCGGTTGCTTCAGTACCAGTGAATCATAGAGGGTTGAAAGGGTTTGTTTCATTGTCGAATAGTTATCGGTGAACAGCATCTGTCATTACTGTGCCAGTAAACTGTGCTATCCGGCAAGGCGTTTTTTATTTTCAGATCAACCTTTGTGTGGTTATTTGAACAAGGAAAGAGAAAAGCAGTCCACGTGGCTTGAAGTCTCATGTTGTTCGCGGTTTGTCACGGGTCGTTGCAAAATCAGGGGTTGAAAAGGGCGGGGCGCTGGAATCGATATAATGATCGATTGGATCGCCAGGAGATCGCGAATAAAGATATTTTGCAAATTATTTCAATAAGATACTCAGTCGGAGATTGCCGATGGATCAAGGTTGGCCTTGCGTTGACAGCGCTGTTTCTTCTGGTTTTCGGAGTGGAAATCGTCGGGGCGGAAGAGGAGCAGAAACTCTTTGATACTTTTACCCTCTACTGGGAAAACGATGCCTTTACCGGGACCGATCGTGGGTATTCCAGCGGCTTGAAACTGACCTGGAGTACCCCTTACGAGACCGATTTTCAAGAGCCCAATCTGCCGCAATGGAGCTATCCGCTGATCAACAGCCTGCCTTTTATTAAAGACAAGGCAACCAACCGGGCCGTCTCTCTCTCCGTCGGCCACAATATTTATACTCCGGAAAATACGAGCCGCAGAGACCTGATTGTCGAAGACCGACCCTATGCCGGATATCTCTATTTTGCCACGGGATTCCACAGCCGTACCATGAACCGCAAGACCAGCTGGGAGTTTCAGTTCGGGGTGGTCGGGCCGCTGGCGCTCGGTGAAGAGGTTCAGAATATAACCCATCAGTTGCTCAGTAACAACAAGGCGGAAGGGTGGGACAACCAGCTGAAGAACGAAGTGGCCATTGAGGCGATCTGTGAATCACAATGGCGGACCTGGCAGAAAGATTGTGGGAGCGGTTATAATTTTGATCTGATTCCTCACCTGGGATTCCGGGTCGGCAATGTGAACGTTTATGGCAATGCCGGAGTTGAAGTGCGCTACGGCTGGAAATTACCGGACGATTTCGGCTCCTGCCCCATCAGGGCGGGATGTGCCACCAACAGCGCCTTCAGGGATCCATTCCCGAGGGACAACGGCTTCGGGATTGTCGGCTGGCATTTTTTTGCCGCCCTGGACGGACGGGCGGTTGCCCATGATATTTTTTTGGACGGCAACACCTTCAAGGACAGCCACAGTGTCGATCGAAGGGTGTGGGTGGCGGATTTTATGGCAGGATATGTTCTTGATCTGAACCAGCTGCGGCTGACCTATTCCTACGTTCTCAGGACCAAGGAGTTCGATGCGGAGAGGGATTACAACATCTTCGGATCATTGAGCGCCTCCTGGCGCTTTTGAGATTCTGGATTGCGCGTCATCTTCCGGATTACGGGAAGATATCAGCAGGGGAAGGGCTGCCCCGGAATTTCCAGAAGAGGCAGCGCGAACATTTTTGCCGGTCTCGTAAAAAGCCACGAGAAGGATGGGCAGTGCCATCTAACTTGTTGGATTATCGTAGGTAATCTGGATGTATAAGATTCTTTACGAAGCCATCAATATTCAGCTTTGAAAAAATAATTGTGGCATTTGCCGGTGGGGTGATTTAATAGAATCATCCATTTTTCAATTCCCCTCGGGGATGGTGAATTTTA is a genomic window of Pseudomonadota bacterium containing:
- a CDS encoding helix-turn-helix domain containing protein, encoding MIFDKIFERIKRETEIKSMAHLAKMVGTAQSYVSKKRKEDKFPVEWAYIVGREYDLLTEWILTGNGPKSLNDENERKIKLLNEVECWILNTDEEERGAVEWFTYDFRKKYPEFVEWLRKKEAEETEKNKDQLDES
- a CDS encoding lipid A deacylase LpxR family protein, with translation MTALFLLVFGVEIVGAEEEQKLFDTFTLYWENDAFTGTDRGYSSGLKLTWSTPYETDFQEPNLPQWSYPLINSLPFIKDKATNRAVSLSVGHNIYTPENTSRRDLIVEDRPYAGYLYFATGFHSRTMNRKTSWEFQFGVVGPLALGEEVQNITHQLLSNNKAEGWDNQLKNEVAIEAICESQWRTWQKDCGSGYNFDLIPHLGFRVGNVNVYGNAGVEVRYGWKLPDDFGSCPIRAGCATNSAFRDPFPRDNGFGIVGWHFFAALDGRAVAHDIFLDGNTFKDSHSVDRRVWVADFMAGYVLDLNQLRLTYSYVLRTKEFDAERDYNIFGSLSASWRF
- a CDS encoding MMPL family transporter, yielding MKQTLSTLYDSLVLKQPAVTLIITLLTVGFFAWHIPDFRLDASGDSLILENDADLYYHRQIAERYGSGDVLVVTYTAATDLFAPESLADLKGLRDELAQLEGVASVTTLLDVPLIFTTDISLSDVADKDKLLTLEKSGVDKRTVVTELSENPLYKGRLLSEDGNTTALLVNLPIDRQYRELLARRYQLREKESLGTLSRQEETELHQVSSAYRQNLTRLQHQESRLVDAVRQIIDKHRGKAELYLGGVPMITADMIAFIENDLLVFGVGVFIFLVITLYITFRKTRWVFLSLLCCSAAVITMLGLLGMMDWRVTVISSNFISLMLILTMALTIHLIERYLEIHARNPGVNQRYLVLLTVKTIALPCFYTAMTTAVAFSSLVVSGIRPVIDFGIMMTIGLIVSFTLAFILFPASVCLLDKDTSGAGEDFSHPFTLIFAGVTKNHGGKILILALLLAIISGVGITRLKVENRFIDYFREKTEIFRGMSLIDRKLGGTTPLDLVIDFKVEEEVGFGEDEFSADDGGGTSRWYADTYTMEEIEEIHDYLDALSETGEVLSLAILGKITTRLNDNIPLGNFELAILHKKTPADIREMLVDPYVAEDITQARFTMRIIESGHPLARAELLTRIRNFLVGEIGLKSEQIHFTNMYVLYNNMLGSLFRSQIMTIGLVFLGIVLMFLVLFRSLSLALIAIVPNMLPVAVVLGAMGWLGIPLDLMTITIASITIGISVDDTIHYIHRFQKEFPEDRNYLATMNRCHRSIGRAILYTTTTITIGFSILVLSNFIPTIYFGLFTGFAMLVALLGDLLLLPKMLVLFKPLGKEGVPSAGN